The following proteins are co-located in the Psilocybe cubensis strain MGC-MH-2018 chromosome 5, whole genome shotgun sequence genome:
- a CDS encoding Nicotinamide mononucleotide adenylyltransferase, with product MQVEDFDHEVAGSSQAEAMMATVRRTAPQLLQRLQQGLSTLELVSIPHSTWPLPRTKVLRQYDAKHPLRISILDSSFNPPTLAHLALANSRRSQGTNTNNGNGETPSYDAKLLLLSVKNADKTLKPGDATYEQRLEMMTLLASSVTRDAEQPSTRPTPLQDANVAIAIIDEPTFVGKSDALLAFLQHRFASIPPPTPTPEGIELTFLVGHDTLERLFSRRYYSSEEAMMASLRKFLSPAPEGDNSRIVSARRDIASQSLGEDTMSLAKEFIDSGKIATIDLGDEISKYSSTTVRRSLGSLGWGHDSLWRKLVTGDVADYIVAQHLYEVQS from the coding sequence ATGCAGGTGGAAGACTTCGATCATGAAGTGGCAGGAAGCTCTCAGGCCGAGGCCATGATGGCCACCGTTCGTCGTACAGCACCCCAGCTTCTTCAGCGGCTCCAGCAAGGACTCTCTACTCTGGAGCTGGTCTCCATACCACATTCAACATGGCCTCTTCCTCGTACCAAAGTACTACGCCAATACGACGCCAAGCATCCTTTGAGAATTTCAATACTGGATTCGTCATTCAACCCTCCAACTCTTGCCCATCTTGCTCTAGCAAACTCGCGGCGTTCTCAAGGCACGAATACGAATAATGGAAACGGGGAAACTCCTTCCTACGATGCAAAACTCTTGCTACTATCTGTCAAGAACGCAGACAAGACTCTCAAACCAGGGGACGCGACATACGAACAACGACTCGAAATGATGACCCTGCTTGCGTCAAGTGTGACGAGAGACGCTGAGCAACCATCGACTCGACCTACGCCATTGCAAGACGCAAATGTCGCTATAGCTATCATCGACGAACCGACATTTGTAGGAAAGTCAGACGCATTGCTAGCCTTTCTTCAACACAGATTTGCTTCAATCCCTCCACCGACTCCCACACCAGAGGGCATAGAACTTACGTTCTTGGTTGGTCACGATACTCTCGAACGCCTGTTCTCCCGACGTTATTATTCCTCTGAAGAGGCTATGATGGCGTCGCTGCGTAAATTCTTATCCCCAGCCCCGGAAGGCGACAACTCGCGCATCGTAAGCGCACGGAGAGACATTGCATCTCAGTCATTAGGAGAAGACACCATGTCTCTTGCCAAAGAATTCATTGACTCTGGAAAAATTGCCACCATTGATTTAGGCGATGAAATTAGTAAATACAGCTCGACGACGGTCCGTCGTTCCCTTGGAAGCCTGGGATGGGGCCACGACAGTCTTTGGCGTAAACTGGTTACAGGAGACGTCGCAGATTACATTGTTGCACAGCACTTATACGAAGTGCAGTCATGA